A genomic segment from Gracilinanus agilis isolate LMUSP501 chromosome 1, AgileGrace, whole genome shotgun sequence encodes:
- the LOC123254234 gene encoding complement component 1 Q subcomponent-binding protein, mitochondrial-like, whose product MATKETSSTFEFPFTLILAGERITVTFNINNSIPPTFNNEPMEGQRAQEQQEPDLMLTLNFVVEIVKNNTKKALELDCHYPEDEIGQESDIFSIREVSFQLTSDSEWKDTNYTLNTDFLDWALNDHLIDFLADHGMNNDFADELIELSMALEHQEYTNFMEDLKGFIKFQ is encoded by the exons ATGGCTACTAAGGAAA CATCCTCTACTTTTGAATTCCCTTTTACTTTGATACTGGCAGGTGAGAGGATCACAGTCACCTTCAACATCAACAACAGCATCCCACCTACCTTCAACAATGAGCCAATGGAGGGACAGAGGGCCCAAGAGCAGCAGGAGCCTGATCTTATGTTGACACTGAATTTTGTGGTGGAAATTGTAAAGAACAACACCAAGAAGGCCCTCGAGCTGGACTGCCACTACCCAGAAGATGAAATTGGACAAGAGagtgacattttctccatcaggGAAGTTAGCTTTCAGCTCACCAGTGACTCTGAATGGAAGGATACAAATTATACCCTCAACACAGATTTCCTGGACTGGGCCCTGAATGACCACTTGATAGACTTCTTGGCTGACCATGGGATGAATAATGATTTTGCAGATGAGCTCATTGAACTCAGCATGGCCTTGGAGCACCAGGAATACACCAACTTTATGGAGGATCTGAAGGGTTTCATCAAGTTTCAGTAG